In the genome of Synechococcus sp. UW179A, the window AGCCCAGGCCGGCAGATCTGCCAGCAGTTCCAGTCGCCAGCCGCCCAACACTTTGATCCCGGCTTTGAACAGCACACCGGTCAGGGCAGCGCCCAGGCCCGTGAGCATCAGGGCCAGCACCACAACCCACCAGCGTCGCTCCAGCAGGCGTCGGATGCTGCGGCTGGAACCGAGCTGGTGGCGGCGTTGTTTTAGTTCACTCAGAGCGACCATTGCATTGCCTGTCCGGGGTCAGGCCCCGGCAAGCATCTGGGCCTCCTCATCCGCACTGAGAACCCGACCCTGATCTTCGAAGCCGCTGATCTGGTCAAAATTCAGATAGCGGTAGAGCTCGTCGGAAAGAGGATCGATCTTTTCGGCGGCGATGCTGCGGTATTCGTCCGCTGTGGGGATCCGGCCCAGCTGGGCACAGACTGCGGCCAGCTCGGCGCTGCCCAGGTACACCTGGGCGCCTTTGCCGAGGCGGTTGTTGAAGTTTCGGGTGCTGGTGGAGAACACGGTGGTGTCGTCCTCGACTCTGGCCTGGTTGCCCATGCACAGCGAGCAGCCCGGCATCTCCATGCGTGAGCCGGCCGCTTCGAAGGTGGCGTAGTACCCCTCGGCCTTGAGGGTCTCTTCATCCATGCGGGTGGGGGGGCAGACCCAGAGCCGGGCCTTGTTTTCACCGGCTCCTTCGAGCACCTTGGCTGCGGCCCGGTAATGGCCGATGTTGGTCATGCAGGAGCCGATGAACACCTCCTGCACCGCATCTCCAGCCACCTCACTGAGCAGCTTCACGTTGTCGGGATCGTTCGGGCAGGCCACCACGGGTTCGCTGAGTTCATCGAGGTTGATCTCCAGCACCTCGGCGTACTCGGCATCTGTGTCAGCGCTGAGCAGCTGGGGATTGGACAGCCATGCCTCCATCTCCTTGATGCGGCGGGCCAGGGTGCGCGCATCGCTGTAGCCGCGCGCAATCATGTTCTTGAGCAGGGCCACGTTGCTGCGCAGGTATTCGCTCACCGTTGCCTCAGAGAGCTTGATCGTGCAGCCGGCACAGGAGCGCTCGGCGCTGGCATCGGTGAGTTCAAAGGCCTGCTCGAGCTTCAGATCAGGGAGGCCTTCAATCTCCATGATCCGGCCATTGAACAGATTCTTTTTGTTGGCTTTCTCGACCGTCAGCAGACCGCGTTGAATGGCGACCCAGGGAATGGCGTTCACCACATCGCGCAAGGTCACACCGGGCTGCAGAGAGCCGCTGAATCGGACCAGCACCGACTCAGGCATGTCGAGCGGCATGGCGCCAATGGCCGCAGCGAAGGCCACCAGGCCTGATCCAGCCGGGAAGGAGATGCCCAATGGAAAGCGGGTGTGGCTGTCACCACCGGTGCCCACCGTGTCGGGCAGCAGCATGCGGTTCAGCCAGCTGTGGATGATGCCATCGCCGGGCCGCAGGGCAACGCCGCCGCGCTGAGCGAAGAAATCGGGCAGGTCCTTCTGGGTCTGAAGATCCACAGGCTTGGGATAGGCCGCGGTGTGGCAGAAGCTCTGCATCACCAGGTCGGAGGAGAAGCCCAGACAGGCCAGCTCCTTCATTTCGTCCCGGGTCATCGGCCCGGTCGTGTCCTGGGATCCAACCGTGGTCATCAGCGGCTCGCAACTGGTGCCGGGGCGCACACCCGTGAGGCCGCAGGCCTTGCCCACCATTTTCTGCGCGAGGGTGAATCCCTTGCCGGTGTCCTCCGGGGCGCTGGGGCGGATGAACAGTTCTGAAGGAGGCAAACCAAGCTTGGCGCGCACCTTGTCGGTGAGGGCCCGGCCGATCATCAGAGGAATGCGGCCACCGGCGCGCACCTCATCACTGATCGTGGCTGGCTTGAGTTCGAAGCGGCTTACCAGCTCACCATCCCGTTCGATCGTGCCTTGGTAGGGGCGAATGGTGATCACATCACCGGTGTTCAGACCGGTCACATCACATTCGATCGGCAGTGCTCCCGAGTCTTCCGCAGTGTTGAAGAAGATTGGGGCGATCTTGCCGCCCAGAATCACTCCGCCGGCCCGTTTGTTCGGCACATGGGGAATGTCCTCACCCGTATGCCAGAGCACCGAGTTGATGGCGCTCTTGCGTGAGCTTCCTGTGCCGACAACATCTCCTACGTAAACAACAGGATGCTCACCCTGCTTCAGCGTTGTGATCGTCTGAAGGCCTTCAGGGTCTCGGGTCTCCAGCATCGCCAGGGCATGCATGGGAATGTCCGGACGGGTCGTGGCATGGGTTGCCGGAGACAGATCGTCGGTGTTGGTTTCGCCTTCGATCTTGAAGACCGTCACGGTGATCGATTCAGCCAGCTCCGGTTTGGAGGTGAACCACTCCGCTGCTGCCCAGCTGTCCACCACCTGTTTGGCGAAGCGGTTGTCTGCCGCCAGCTCCATCAGTTCGTTGAAGGCGTCGTACACGAGCAAGGTGCGGCTGAGGCCCTCAGCCGCACATTCAGCCAGCTCCTCATTGCTGTGTTTGAGCAGCTCGATCAGAGCAGCCACGTTGTAGCCCCCCACCATCGTTCCCAGCAGTCGGATCGCTTCGAGCGGCGACACCAAGGGGCTGGTCGCTTCACCCTGTGCCACCGCGCTCAACCAGGTCGCTTTCACGTAGGCCGCTTCATCCACCCCAGGTGGAATGCGTTCACTCAGCAGATGCAGCAGTTCCTGCTCTTCTCCGGCAGGCGGGTCCTGCAGCAGCTCCGTGAGCGCTTGGGTCTGGCTGGCATCGAGTGGCAGCGCTGGGATCCCCTGGGCCAGGCGTTCTGCGGCGTTCTCGCGGTAAGTGCTCAGCATCGGAATCGGCGCAGGAACAGCAAATGCACTTCATTCTCCTGCGTCACCGTTCCGTGCTCACGCCATGCGCCCTGAACAAGCTTGCGTAACCTGAAGCCATTGATCACTCGTGGCATGACCACCACTCACGATCTGCATGTGGTGGAGACCCGACCACTGGTCCCTCCCGCCTTGTTGCAGGGTGATTTACCCACGGATGCCAGGGCCACAGAAACCGTTGCCAGTGCCAGACATCGCATTCAGTCCATTCTCCGGGGACAGGACCATCGCTTACTAGTGGTTGTTGGGCCCTGTTCGGTGCACGACGTGGATGCGGCCCTGGATTACGCCCGCCAGCTCGCGCCCCTGAGGGCCCGTCATGCGGGGGAGCTTGAGATCGTGATGCGGGTGTACTTCGAGAAGCCTCGAACGACCGTGGGTTGGAAAGGATTGATCAACGACCCCCATCTCGACGGTTCTTACGACATCAACACGGGTTTGCGTCTGGCGCGTTCACTGCTGCTGGATCTGGCTAGGGATGGCATGCCCACCGCGACTGAACTGCTGGATCCAGTGGTGCCGCAATACATTGCCGACCTGATCAGCTGGGCTGCCATCGGTGCTCGCACCACAGAGAGTCAGACCCACAGAGAGATGGCCTCAGGTCTTTCCATGCCCGTGGGCTACAAGAACGGCACCGACGGCAGTGCCACCATCGCTATCAATGCGATGCAGTCAGCCTCGAGTCCCCATCATTTTCTGGGGATCAATTGTCAGGGGCATGCGTCCATTGTGAGCACCACCGGTAATCCGGATGGCCATCTGGTGTTGAGAGGAGGCAACAGCGGCAGCAACTATCACCTGGAGGCGATTCAGGAGGCATCCGCGGAACTGGCTGGAGCTGGCCTGCCGGATCGTTTGATGGTCGACTGCAGTCATGCCAATTCCAATAAGGACTATCGCCGCCAGGGCGAGGTTCTCAGGGCTGTGGCTACTCAAGTGCAGAAGGGATCAACCCATGTGATGGGTGTGATGCTGGAAAGCCACCTGGTGGAAGGCAATCAGAAGATCAGTGCTGATCGCTCCTCACTCACCTACGGGCAGAGTGTCACCGATGCCTGCATCAGTATTGAATCAACGGCTGAGTTGCTGGCTGAGCTGGCTGAATCGGTGAAGAAAGCTGGCACTCCCGTATCCGGAATATCGGTGTCTTGAGCTCTGAGTAAGGTGGTGGCCGTTTAAACGGTCATCCAAGTCCAGCTCAGTCCTACCGCCATCGGCACACTGAGGTTGTCGATTCCCCAACGGCTCAATTGCTCCAGGCCGACGGCCAGAGCACAGACAGCGATCAGACGCAGTGGATGCAAAGGACTCTGGCTGATCAGTACCAGCAGAAGCAACACCAATGCTGTGACCAAGCCCATCGTGAGGGTGCCAGCGACGGATTTGCTCTGTTGCCACACGGTCCAGCTGGGAGATGTCATGCCTCGGCCAATAAGCCCTGCCAGCCCATCGGCAAAGGCCATCACCAGCACTCCAGCGCAAACGGCAATCGCTTGGTCGGGCCAGAACAGGAGCAGTAACAGACTGATCGCCAGTCCGTACGCCACGGTTCCGTAGCTGTTGCGGTCAATATCCTCAACTGCGGGTAGGAGTTGCAAGCGGCGATTGAGCGCTGTGATCACGGTGACGGTGAGTGACACTGGCACAGCAATCGATGCTGGGATTGCGAGCCACCACGCCATAACAACGATTGGGCCGGTACCGATGTGGACGATCTTGCGACTGAGTTCCTGTCGATCCGGCCAACGCTTTCGACAGATCACAGCTGCTGAGAGCACCAGCAGCATCCAGATGCCGATGATCAGCAGGGACGAGAGCAAAAACTCAGGCCGCCTGTTGATGGTTGGTCATGACACGCAACTTCAAAATGGCCTTGGCTTCCAGCTGTCGCACCCGTTCCCGCGACACATTGATTTGACGTCCGATTTCGGCAAGTGTCAGTGGCTCGGCTCCGTCAAGTCCGAAGCGCAATTTGAGGATTTTTTGCTCACGCTCATTCAGCTGAGAGAGCCATCCGCCCAGGTGCTCCTTCTGAATGCTGCGATCCATTCCCTCCATTGGCTCAGCACCATTGGGATCCGGAATCAGTTCGCCGAGCGTGCTGCGATCTTCTTCACCACGGGCATGGGCATCAAGGGATGCGCACGGGGCGCTCTGGGCGATGAGGTCTTCGAGATCGCGTGGTTCGATTCCCATCGCATTAGCCAGTTCCAGTCGATTCGGCTGACGACCAAAGCGGTGTGAGAGCTCACGCGTGATGCGGCGCATCTTGGAGAGCTTCTCGCTGATGTGAATTGGTAGGCGAATGGTGCGTGCGCTGTTGTCAATTGCGCGAGTCATGCCCTGGCGAATCCACCAGTAGGCATAGGTCGAAAACTTGTAGCCCATGGCTGGGTCGAATTTGTCAACGGCCCGCTCCAGGCCGATGGCTCCTTCCTGAACCAGATCGAGCAGCTCTAGGCCCTGGTTCTGATACTTCTTGGCAACGCTCACGACCAGGCGGAGATTGGCGGCCATCATCCGATCCCGAGCACGCTTGCCCATGCGGATGCGGTGACGTTGCCTGGGAGTTCGATCCGCTTCGGCAATCTCGAGCAGCTCCTTCATGGCCTGCACATGATGTGCAAGCTCGATTTCCTCGGCCGCAGTGAGCAATGGAACTCGTCCAATGCTGCTCAAGTAATAGCCAATCGAGTCGGTCGCTAAGCGCCCGCCCTGACGTGTTGAACGATTGGAAGTTGAGCGAGAACGTGCACTGCTGTCACGACGACCAGTGGTCGGCAACACAGGCTCTGAAGAAGCAACTTTTTGAGTTACTGCCTCAGATTCCAGAGGGATCCCCATCACCCTGGCCTCCTGAAAATTAGATTTGCGAAAAATTTAGCACCCACAGCAAAGAGTGAGCTGATTAAATCGAAAGTTTTTACGAATCAATGATGCAGTGTTAAGTCTCGTGGATTGAATATGAAATAAAGACAAAAGGCACGATTTCGCTGTATCGATCAACACGGGTCTCGATGGATCAGTTTTTCGCGACCAGCCCTTTTCTCCAGGTTTCAATCAGGCTCAGCTGAGAATTAAGCTCCTCGCTTTCCGGATGGCGCTGGCTGAAGGATCCATCGGCCTGCATATCAAATGATCCACGGTTGTCATCGAGATAGATCTGCATCAAACGTTCAAGTTGCTCGCGAAGTGCAGGTTCTTCAACTGGTGTTACTGCCTCAACGCGTCGGTCCAGATTTCTGGGCATCCAATCAGCGCTGCCGATGTAAACCTCAGGCTCGTCGTGATTGGCGAACCAGAACAGGCGTGAGTGTTCAAGGAAGCGACCGATGATGCTCACCACGCTGATGTTGTCGCTGACGCCCTCGCGCCCGGGGTACAGGCAACACATCCCGCGCACGATCAGTTCGATTTTCACACCTGCCTGTGAGGCTTCATACAGCAGGGCGATGATGCTTGGATCCACCAGAGAATTCATCTTGGCCCGGATATGGCCGCCACGGTCGTTCTGTGCGTGCTCGATCTCTCGGCGAATCAGATGTTCCATGCCTTTACGCAGTGAAACCGGTGCCACCAGCAACTTTCGGAACTCCTGCTGTTTGGAGAATCCGGTGAGGTAATTGAACAGCTCAACCAGATCCTGGCCGAGTTCGGGCCGGGCCGAAAGCAAGCCAAGATCGGTGTAAAGACGTGACGTTTTCGAGTTGTAGTTGCCGGTGCCGATATGGACATAACTACGGAGACGTTCCTTTTCCTTACGGACCACCAGCACGATCTTGGTGTGAGTTTTGAGACCCAAAACTCCATAGACGACATGCACTCCTGAGCTCTCGAGGTGTTTGGCCCACTGGATGTTGTTGTCTTCATCGAAGCGTGCCTTGAGTTCCACCAGTGCCATCACCTGCTTGCCGTTTTCTGCAGCGCGGATTAACGCGGCGATGATCGGTGAATCCTTGGAGGTGCGATAGAGCGTCATCTTGATCCCCATCACCAGCGGATCGTCGGCGGCCTGGTTGATGAATTCCTCCACGGATGTGGAAAAGAGGTCATAGGGGTGGTGCAGCAGCACATCGCGGCGGCGGACCACCGAGAAAATGCTTTCAAATTCCTCCTCTTTGATGGAGCCGTCTTCGAGCATGTTGCGTTGGGCGCGACGCAAAACCGATGGTGTCTGGCCTGAGTGGGACTCGTTTTTGAGATTGGGCAATGGGATTCCCATCAGACCAAACAGATCGTCGAGGCCCAGAGGACCGTTAACTCTGTAGAGATCAGCTTCTTCAACGGACATGCCATCCATCAGCATCTCGACAACGTCCTGCGGCATTCCATCGGCAACCTCGAGCCGCACCACTTCGCCACCCATACGCCGCTTACGTAGGCCCTGCTCGATGGCGATCATCAGATCGTCGGCTTCCAAGTCGCGCAGTTCCAGATCCGCATCTCGTGTTACCCGGAAGAAGTAGTGCCCTTCGATGCTCATGCCCGGGAAGAGAAGGCCGAGGTTGAAGGCCACCACCTGTTCCAGAGGAACAGCCGTATGTACAGGCTCTGATTGTTCACCTGCGAGGTCGATTGGGATGGTGACAAATCGGGGCAGGATGGTCTGAGGCACCTTGACGCGGGCGAGCAGTCTTTGACTGGTTTCCGGGTCATCAATCAGTGCTGCCACATTCAGGCTGAGGTTGCTCACGAATGGAAATGGATGAGCGGGATCCACTGCCAGGGGGGTCAGCACTGGGAAAATCGCTGTCTGGAAGAAGTTGTCAACCCAAAGTCGCTGGCGTTCGTTGAGCTGCTCGTAATCGAGCAGATGGGCGCCATGGCTGAGTAGTTCACACCTGAGTTGCCTGCGGTAATGCTCTTGCTGACGTTCAAGCAGAGGTGTGAGACGGTCTCGTATCGCCTGCAGTTGTTCCAGTGGGGTGCGGCCGTCTTCACTGCGTTTTTCAATGCCTGCCTCCACCTGGGCCTTGAGGGAGGCCACCCTCACCATGAAAAATTCATCGAGGTTGTTGCTGAAGATGGCGCTGAATTTGGCCTGCTCCAGCAGAGGGGTCCGTTCATCCAGCGCTTGAATCAGCACCCGCTCGTTGAAGGCGATCCAGCTGAGCTCTCGGTTGATGTAGAGGTCGGTGGAAAGAACGTTGTCACTCATCGGGTGACCAGCTGAGCATGAACCGACTCGCGAAACGTAGCAATCGTCCAGAGGCAGGACTGCAGTCCGCTCGATGTGGCGCAGCTGTTTCAGTCATTGCGTTCTGGAGGGCAGCGGGCTGCCTCCCACCAGCAGCATCACCATGATCAGCAGGCAGGCACTGCCAACGAAGGGACTGATCTGTCCCAAGAGGTCGTAACTCAGTCCTGCTAAGGGTGGTCCTAGGAAACTTCCCAGGCTCTGCAGTGCTTGAAGACTGCCCAGTGCCGTGCCTTGTCCCTCGGAGTCAAGCCGACGTGACACAAGGCTGCGCAAGCTAGGGGTGACCAGGCCAGTACCAGTGGCCAGGATTGCCACGGAGCTGAACACACCGGCCTGGGCCTGTTGAGGATCTGTCGAGGGAATCAGCAGACATCCGAGGATCACCAAGCCCAGACCGATCAAGGTCAGTTTCCATTCTCCGAGTCGTTTCACCAGGGGACCGATCAGGCCTCCCTGCACCACGGTGGCCACCACGCCCACAATCAGGAAGGCGGTTGTGGCCAGCTCTGGGCCCCAGTTGAAGCGCTGTTTGAAATAGAGCACCAGGATGGCGGTGAAGCCGTTGAAGGCCAGAAAGAACAGGAAAAAGCTGAGACAGAGTCGCCCGACAGCGGGGTTGCCAATCACCTTGGCGATCTGGGCGAAGGGGTTGAGGTCCCGTTTGCGCGGCATGGCTTGGCGGGCTGTGCGGGGATGGGTCTCCGGCAGTAAACCCAGCACCACCAGCAGGTTCACCAGGGCGAAACCGGTGGCCACCCAGATCGGCACCGTCACGTTGATACGGGCCAGTTGTCCTCCAACGAATGGTCCAATGATGAAACCGAGACCGAAGGCCACTCCGATCAGACCGAAGGCGCGTGCCCGCTGTTCCTCTGGAGTGATATCAGCCAGCACGGCTCCAGCGGTGGCGGCGGTTCCGCCGCTCACACCATCGATCAGTCGAGCGCCGAACAGCAGCATCAGCGGCAGGATGGCCCCCTTTGGCCAGTCCAGGCTCACTGTGAGTGCGAATAGGCCCAGACCCAGCACCGACCCAGCAACGCAGGTAGCGATTACTGGCCGGCGGCCAAATCGATCACTCAGGGCTCCGATCAGGGGAGTGGCTGCAAATTGTGCGAGTGCATAGCTGCCGGCAAGCAGACCTAGTGTGCGCCCGTCGGCGTTGAAGCTCGCCAACAGGAAGGGCAGTAGTGGGAAGACGATGCTTTCGCTGAGTCGGTCATTCAGCAGCGTCAGAAAGGCGCTGAGCAGGGTGGGAATGCGTGGTCGCTGCAAGGCAGCCGCTGGGCAGGTGAGACTCACATTCCCATAGGCATCGGCCATGGTCCTGCGTTTGATCGTTCCAGCTGATGAGATTCTCCTGCGGGAGATCTATGCCGATGCCATTGAGAGTCAGGCTCCCCAGTTGTATTCGGACCAGCAAGTGAAGTCCTGGGCTGCACTCGCCTGGTTGCCGGGAGTGTTGGATCAAACCCTGAAGGAGGGATCCGGCTGGATCAGTGGCGAGGATGCCGCCTTTGCGATCCGCTATCCGCTGGACAGGCTTGCTCTTCTGTATTGCCGAGGGCGTTCGGCGCGTCAGGGCCACGGCAAAGCACTCCTAGCGAGGATTGAAGCCGATGCGATCGCGGATGGAGTTACATCTCTGCGCACTGAAGCCAGTCAGTTCAGTCGCCCGTTGTTCGAGCGCTATGGCTGGAGGCTTGTCGCTCCTGAAACGATCACGATCGCCGGAGTGCCCTTTGAGCGCTATCGGATGCACAAAGTACTGGACAAGCTGCGCAGCTGATCAAGCTGATCCAGTGCTCGACCCTGATCGAGCACTGCGGTGGCCATCTCAATGCCCGAGTCAAGACTGTCGCTCAGGCCAGCGTTCCAGAGATAGGCACCTGCATTCCAGCGCAGAGCTTCGCTGAGGGGGCCATGGTTTCTGAGTGCCTCGAATGCCTGGCTCTGCCAGGTGCTTTCCGATGTCCATTCCACATCTGCGTTGTGGCATCCGTGGTCGCGCGGATGAAGGATCATGCGTTCTGCTTTTCCATTGCGGACACGGGCCGTGATGCAGGCTCGGCCGATGGGCAGATCCGTCCCGCCTTCGAGGCCTTTCACTGTGAGCAGGTCGGTTTCGCCGGCGAGCCTGAGCGCTTCCCAGGCCCGGCTTTCGGTTGGAGGGTGCACAAATCCACTCACCAGGAGGTGCGCACCCTGGTGGGCCGTCCACATGAGCTCAAGGCTGGCAAGCGGAGGTCGCTTCCCCAGCTGCTCCCGGTAATCAATCAGGGTTTCCGCGATACGGAAGTGATCAGGCTGGTGGATCAGAGCGAAGCCATGCGTGTTGAACCCTTCCTGAACAGTGCTCAGCGGCAGTCCACTCAGATTGAGATCCAGAAGGCGGAATAGATCGACGGCTGTGATGCCGTATTTGATCGGCATCCGGTCACCTCCCTGCAGGACGACCGGTTGACCGCAGGCCACCAATACCAGGCTGGTCAGGGGGTAGATGGGCGCAGTTCTTGTCCGACCGTCAAACGGCATGCCGAAGCAGAGTGGCCTTTTCTGATCAGCAGGACTGTGAAGAACGGGCCCCATCGTTCTGTAGGTGTCGAGCATGCCGGTGAGCTCCTGGGGCTCAGGCCGGCGGATGCGGTGAGCAATCAGAAAAGCGCCAATTTGTGCCGGCGTGGCTTCCTCCCTGAGCATGAGTTCCAAAGCATCGGCAGCTTCCTCGCGACTCAAGCCCTTGCTGGTGTGTTCGCCGCTCCCGACTTTGCGCAGGTGCTGCTTAAAGCGTTCACGACCGCCATAGACAGTGCTTGTCAAGGTCGTAACTCCACTGGATGCAGTGTTCTGCAGCGGGGTCACTCTAAGGGGTAGCGTTTGCTACCAATTGATTTAGGTCAGCAGCGAGAGACCATCGAAACGTCCATGTTGAGGATGGCTTGGGTTGTGGCGGCCATCGGCGTAATAGAGGCGCTCGAGCACCAAGCTTGTGGTGACGCTGGGGTTGTGTTGTTGGCTATTCAGAAGCGTGGTGAGTGTGCGGAGAAGATTGTTCATCGATCACACGTTTAATGAATGTAATAGAGCATTTGTGAATCTGTAAAGATGTAGTCAATGCATCCAAATTAGGATTTGATTTTGGTTGTCTTTGTAGCTGTTTTCTAGTGGGAGGCCTGACGCTGGTCTTTGCGTTTCAGTAATTTTATGACTATTTCGTCCATCTCAACGCCATCTTTGACAGCTCCTTCGCCAACCACATTGACCGCTTCATTGATGGCTGCAAAAAAAGCGAAAGGGATGAGTTTCGCGGATCTTGTGGCAGCTCTTGGGCTTGACGAAGTGTGGATTGCATCTCTGTTTTATGGACAGTCCACAGCCTCTGCCGATGAGGCGGAAAAGTTGGCGTCCTTGCTGTCGTTGGACCCTGCGGTCACAGCCGCGATTCAAGAGTTTCCGACCAAAGGCAGCCTGGAACCTGTGATTCCAACTGATCCTCTGATTTATCGGTTTTACGAGATTATGCAGGTTTATGGAATGCCGTTGAAGGATGTGATTCAGGAAAAGTTCGGAGATGGAATCATGAGTGCTATCGATTCACGCTTGATGTGGATAAAATTGAAGATTCCAACGGCGATCGTGTTCAGATCACGATGTGCGGAAAGTTCCTTCCATGCAAAAAGTGGTGATTCAATGGTTTCTTTTCACTGAAGTATTTGCGATAAATTTTTCAAGACCGGCATCTGTCGGGCTTTTGTTTGCTCAGGTTCGAAACTGCTGTTGCAATTGTTGGCAGGCAAGTCGTTTGCGTGATTCACTCCTAAGTGTTTCACTGAGCTCCTTTAGGCAACCTTGACTGATCGGGGTTGCGATGCAGCCCAGGGCTCTGAAAGCTGCGGCAGCCACATCATCGGATCCGGTTTTGCATAGATCCGACAAGCGTTCACTGATGCTGGCGCCATCTCTGCGCTGCAATACCCGAATGGTGGCAATCACCACCGGATCCCTAAAGTCACTCAGTGGTTCAGTGCACAACTTGAGCAATGCGTCGTCGCTCAGGCTGTGAGAGCGGAAACCCAGTAACTGCAAGCCCGCCAAGCGATGATGTTGACCGGGATGCTCTAAACACTCCTGCACCACATCTTCTGGAACATCTGCACCCCAGCAAGACAATGCCTCAAGGATGCAGAGGTTGACCTCAGCTAATCCGGAGCTGTTTCTCAGTTGATCAAGCAGCCAGTCCCTTGCACCTGGTTGGTGGCAGAGTCCAGCGGCATGCACCAGATCGGGCAGGGGGCCATGCCGCTGAATTAATTGTTCAATGATTGGCCAGCCGCGTTCAGCCAGCATTCCAATTTTTTCGCAGAGAGCACGACGCAGCTCAACTGAAACGCTGGGAGAGTAAACCTCCTCCAGCCATTCGGGCTCCAATGGAGCTCGTCGTGATTTTGAAAGCCGTTCCCAGAGAACGGATTCATTCACGGGTTGAGACACAGAATGTCAATTAGCGGGCGCCGAGCTCAGCGGCTAGTTCGCGTTCCAGTTTGTCATCGTGCTCGCCGGGCAGCACGTTGCCAATGTTGGTGCGGTGGGTGCTGTAAAAGAGCATTCCGATAAACACCATGCCACCAATGATGTTGCCAATGGTGACGGGTAGGAAGTTCCAGAAAATGCATTTCCAAAAGGGAACTCCAGAACCGAGGATTGGCCCTGCAGTGTGCAGAAATTGATTCACCACAATGTGCTCCATGCCCATCGATTGGAAGGCTGTGATTGGCAGCCAGCAAGCCAGAATCTTTCCAGGAACGCTTTTACTGACCAGGGCCATCGTCACACCCAGGCAAACTAGCCAGTTGGCAATCAAACCCCGGACGATGGCTAGGAAGAAACCAAGAGATTGAAGATTCTCATATTTAACAACCACGTTGGTTTTATTTAACGCGATGATTTTTGCAGCCACCTGTTGCCACATCGCACCTCCTTCAGCAGCTGATGCGGGGTCAACAGTTCCTCCACTGGTGAGGCTGATGGCCATCAGAATTGCCACCACGGCAGTTCCGATCCAGTTGCCGAGCCAAACCCAGCCCCAATTACGGAAGGTTGCCCCCCAGGTGCTTTTGCCTGCCCAGGTGGCCATCGGCAGAAGGGCAAAGTTGCCTGTCACCAATTCCATGCCAAACAGAACGATGCTGGCGAAACCGAATGGGAAGAGAAGTGAGCCTAGCCAGGGTTGACCGCTTTTCAGACCCACTGTGAGCGCAAGGATCACGGCCAGGCCAAGGATTGCTCCTGAATAAAATCCTCTGATTAAGAGATTTTTGACGCTGACGGTGGATTTTTTGCCGCCAGCACCGATCATGCCGTCGACAAGTTCGTTGGGTAAGACATAGTCCATCTGAGAAGCAGTCACATTCATGATTTCAATGTGAATAATTGGGGATTAGTGGTAAACGCTCTACTGCGATCAACAATTAACTGCTGATCATGTCCATCAATTTGGAAAATGGATCCGGTTGATGTTCTGCTCGTGAAATGGGCTGTTTGTCCTTTTCAGCTTTTGTACACCTGTTGATCAGTCTTGAGTAGAAATCATTGTTCCTAGACATCAAGAACCTCCTACACGTTTGCAATCAGATCAGTGATCCGTGGTGGTCTCAAAAAGTCAGCACCAACACTGGCGTAGTTCCTGATCTAATTATCTGTTCGACATTTCA includes:
- a CDS encoding formate/nitrite transporter family protein, whose product is MDYVLPNELVDGMIGAGGKKSTVSVKNLLIRGFYSGAILGLAVILALTVGLKSGQPWLGSLLFPFGFASIVLFGMELVTGNFALLPMATWAGKSTWGATFRNWGWVWLGNWIGTAVVAILMAISLTSGGTVDPASAAEGGAMWQQVAAKIIALNKTNVVVKYENLQSLGFFLAIVRGLIANWLVCLGVTMALVSKSVPGKILACWLPITAFQSMGMEHIVVNQFLHTAGPILGSGVPFWKCIFWNFLPVTIGNIIGGMVFIGMLFYSTHRTNIGNVLPGEHDDKLERELAAELGAR